In one window of Cydia pomonella isolate Wapato2018A chromosome 16, ilCydPomo1, whole genome shotgun sequence DNA:
- the LOC133526584 gene encoding fumarylacetoacetase isoform X1, whose product MEGNTDKPNDFPIENLPYGVFTGPLNETVKHIGVAYRDLIIDLNHIANYFDGPLLKDQQHVFKQESLNAFMGLTRAHWLEARETIQRLIRTNVLHTGPHSKRPTVQMRFVKMHLPVEIGDYTDFYSSIHHATNVGIMFRSKENALMPNWKYLPVGYHGRASSIVVSGTPITRPYGQTLPVEGAAPHFGPCRLMDFELEMGCFVGGPPTALGQRVTAQEAEDRIFGFVLMNDWSARDIQKWEYVPLGPFTAKNLGTTISPWIVTVEALRPFICDNYPQDPEPFPYLKHNDNFNFDIKLEVDLKPEESSAYTTICRSNFKYMYWTVKQQLAQQTITGCNLKPGDLLGSGTISGETPDSYGSMLELSWKGTKPLRLLNGQERKFLQDGDTVVLRGYCDNGQLRIGFGSCEGKLLPAVPFTQ is encoded by the exons atggaaGGAAACACAGACAAACCTAATGATTTCCCCATAGAAAATCTTCCATACGGCGTCTTTACCGGCCCTCTTAAT GAAACTGTGAAACATATTGGAGTTGCTTATCGAGATCTTATTATAGACTTAAATCACATCGCTAACTACTTTGATGGGCCGCTTCTGAAGGATCAACAACATGTTTTTAAG CAAGAGAGCCTCAACGCTTTCATGGGCCTTACCAGAGCACACTGGCTGGAAGCGAGGGAAACTATCCAGAGACTCATCAGAACTAACGTTTTACATACAGGTCCTCACAGTAAACG GCCCACTGTCCAGATGAGGTTCGTTAAGATGCACCTTCCCGTGGAAATCGGTGACTACACCGACTTCTATTCGTCCATCCACCACGCGACCAACGTGGGCATCATGTTCCGCAGCAAGGAGAACGCGCTCATGCCCAACtg GAAATACCTGCCGGTGGGTTACCACGGACGGGCAAGCTCCATCGTTGTTTCAGGAACACCCATAACTAGGCCATATGGACAAACATTGCCGGTTGAAG GAGCCGCTCCGCACTTCGGCCCGTGTCGTCTCATGGACTTCGAGCTGGAGATGGGCTGCTTCGTCGGAGGCCCGCCCACCGCCTTGGGTCAACGCGTTACTGCCCAGGAAGCAGAGGACAGGATCTTTGGATTCGTGCTTATGAATGACTGGAGTG CCCGTGACATTCAAAAATGGGAGTACGTGCCTCTAGGGCCTTTCACGGCAAAGAACCTCGGCACCACCATATCGCCGTGGATAGTCACGGTGGAGGCGCTCCGGCCTTTCATCTGCGATAATTACCCGCAGGACCCTGAACCCTTCCCGTATCTCAAGCACAACGATAACTTCAACTTTGATATCAAGCTCGAAGTGGATTTAAAGC cggAGGAATCCTCAGCTTACACAACGATTTGCCGGTCAAACTTCAAATACATGTACTGGACTGTAAAGCAGCAGCTGGCACAGCAGACGATCACCGGCTGCAACTTGAAGCCTGGAGACTTGCTTGGCTCTGGAACCATCAGTGGGGAA ACACCGGACTCGTACGGAAGCATGTTAGAGCTCTCCTGGAAGGGCACCAAGCCGCTCCGCTTGCTGAACGGACAAGAGCGTAAGTTCCTTCAAGATGGCGACACAGTCGTACTTCGTGGGTACTGCGACAACGGTCAGCTACGCATCGGCTTTGGCAGCTGCGAGGGAAAACTGCTGCCAGCTGTGCCTTTTACTCAATAA
- the LOC133526582 gene encoding NADPH:adrenodoxin oxidoreductase, mitochondrial, translating into MSTKLRIFTRMISSGTRVPHVCIVGAGPAGFYAAMRLTKKLANVQVDIIEKLPVPFGLIRYGVAPDHPEVKNVINQFTKVAQQDNVNFYGNITLGKDVTLPQLRQNYDAVLLTYGAEEDKVLGIQNEDANNVIAARNFVGWYNGLPSDRNLQVDLSNETAAILGQGNVALDVARILLSPIEELKKTDITQHALDALAESKIKNLYLIGRRGPLQVAFTIKELREQLKMKDCSTIWRESDFVGVADVVASLPRPRKRLTELMLKSLEENKLKKEDTNSKRLYPIFLRSPNKFITDKDNVLKGIELFENRLYGNGTNVEEQKCVSTNEKELLDCGLAFRSIGYKSVSVDEDLELLPQGMVNNDNGRILDAHPRLAKMYVAGWLGTGPVGVILHTMGNAFQVANTMCEDISKLENSRSRGGFNELKKILRNEIVDWEGWNKIDQYEIEQGKKVGKPREKICDVAKMVEIAYS; encoded by the coding sequence ATGAGTACCAAACTAAGAATTTTTACAAGGATGATTTCCTCCGGTACGAGAGTGCCCCATGTTTGCATTGTTGGAGCGGGCCCCGCCGGTTTCTACGCGGCGATGCGCCTGACCAAGAAACTTGCCAACGTCCAAGTTGATATCATCGAGAAACTGCCTGTGCCCTTCGGACTAATCAGGTATGGAGTCGCCCCTGACCATCCAGAGGTCAAAAACGTCATTAACCAGTTCACAAAAGTCGCCCAACAGGACAACGTGAATTTTTATGGAAATATTACATTAGGTAAAGATGTAACATTGCCTCAATTAAGACAAAATTATGACGCTGTTTTATTGACGTATGGTGCTGAAGAAGATAAGGTGTTGGGTATTCAAAATGAGGATGCTAATAATGTGATTGCAGCAAGGAATTTTGTTGGATGGTACAACGGACTTCCCAGTGATAGGAACCTTCAAGTAGACTTATCTAATGAGACTGCTGCTATCCTCGGACAGGGCAATGTTGCACTAGATGTTGCTAGAATACTGCTGTCACCAATAGAAGAGTTAAAGAAAACAGACATAACACAACATGCACTTGATGCTTTAGCTGAATCTAAGATCAAAAACCTATATTTGATTGGACGTAGAGGTCCTTTGCAAGTAGCTTTTACAATTAAAGAATTACGAGAGCAGCTTAAGATGAAGGATTGTAGCACAATTTGGAGAGAGAGTGACTTTGTAGGAGTTGCAGATGTGGTAGCCAGTCTTCCTCGTCCACGTAAACGTCTGACGGAGCTTATGTTAAAATCATTAGAAGAAAACAAATTAAAGAAAGAAGACACAAATAGTAAGAGATTATATCCTATATTTTTACGAAGCCCTAATAAGTTTATAACTGATAAAGATAATGTATTAAAAGGAATAGAATTGTTTGAAAATAGATTATATGGAAATGGAACAAATGTTGAGGAGCAAAAGTGTGTTTCTACTAATGAAAAGGAGTTGCTAGATTGCGGTTTAGCTTTTAGAAGTATTGGGTACAAGAGTGTGAGTGTTGATGAGGATTTAGAGTTGCTTCCTCAAGGAATGGTGAATAATGATAATGGAAGAATTTTGGATGCCCATCCTAGGCTAGCAAAAATGTATGTTGCCGGATGGCTTGGAACCGGGCCTGTTGGCGTAATACTTCACACCATGGGCAATGCATTTCAAGTTGCTAACACAATGTGTGAAGATATTAGCAAGTTAGAGAATAGCAGATCAAGGGGTGGATttaatgaacttaaaaaaatattgagaaaTGAAATAGTTGATTGGGAAGGCTGGAACAAAATTGATCAATATGAGATAGAGCAGGGCAAAAAAGTGGGAAAACCAAGGGAGAAAATTTGTGATGTTGcaaaaatggtggaaattgcttattcttga
- the LOC133526580 gene encoding protein MCM10 homolog, translating to MSDIDELAELDELLRADLADEAESVQKETLREVDIFQPSSSSQSEPEVPLSKPGKSSEVHNGDTDSSDDEEKRNYTERKYNDYGSQVKKILDDKQQEHVEKQLDFVTRLRQVNNDVKFNKNKTKPIEVQQDIRHLFCAPQTKTKAVSDIYTDPVFGIRITKPLISSAALLDRMQGREAVSMLRVKRHVENEDLSKDWVTAGVIVRKSAVKKSQKGNQFLIWTLTDLKDDLKTVSMFLFRKAYNDLWKTTEGTVVAVLNPNVLDRSQNSADQACLSVETSDRVMILGQSKDLGTCKSKKKNGEPCTAFVNLSQCEHCIYHVKQEYQKYSRRSELQSSTMGKGLVNLQKKVLGKDTVIYGGRAYTAPTSGNHKVVKDRDQNRLMSLSDYYKSEGDKLMMNKAPYGAGPMKNNTTPLHSPSTQRKSDSERLNKLTASPSNISSSLAERVASSPKLGKGFGLKGSGMVDLNMSYGQKAAERAKANALRLIQQSGGIEKLDPNNIRGTETGKKRAFEKLNGDNENDCKKSKPNEETKTNGIKSERFKKILEATSAHQNLIQEHDDNEQDKYFNKLEKKEAMEEKMLNTFKLACKAVRCIKCKYTAFSAAQLCKDERHPLKVLDTFKRFFKCLDCNNRTVSLELIPLKSCSNCNSSRWEKAPMLREKKVTSLSEGLSIRGEEEGYIGGQINAGKNINLLVPDN from the coding sequence ATGTCTGACATCGACGAATTAGCTGAGTTGGACGAGTTGCTACGTGCCGATTTAGCTGACGAGGCTGAATCTGTCCAAAAGGAAACATTACGTGAAGTGGATATCTTCCAACCAAGCTCCAGCTCACAATCTGAACCTGAAGTACCATTGAGTAAACCGGGGAAGTCTTCTGAGGTGCATAACGGAGACACAGACTCGTCTGACGACGAGGAGAAACGAAACTACACCGAACGCAAGTACAACGATTACGGCTcgcaagttaaaaaaatacttgacgACAAACAACAAGAACACGTAGAGAAACAGTTGGACTTTGTAACTAGGTTGCGACAAGTGAATAATGACGTTAagtttaacaaaaacaaaactaagCCGATAGAAGTACAGCAAGATATAAGGCATCTGTTCTGCGCTCCACAAACCAAAACCAAAGCAGTTTCGGACATTTACACGGACCCTGTATTTGGTATTAGAATTACAAAACCGCTAATATCCAGTGCAGCTCTACTGGATCGCATGCAAGGGAGAGAGGCTGTCAGTATGTTAAGAGTGAAAAGACATGTGGAGAATGAAGACTTATCAAAGGATTGGGTTACAGCTGGTGTCATCGTCAGAAAAAGTGCTGTGAAAAAGTCTCAGAAAGGAAATCAATTTCTAATTTGGACTCTAACTGATCTAAAAGATGACTTGAAAACAGTTTCAATGTTTCTATTTCGGAAAGCTTATAATGATCTCTGGAAAACAACTGAGGGCACTGTTGTTGCAGTTCTGAATCCTAATGTACTTGACCGGTCACAAAACAGTGCTGACCAGGCATGCCTCAGTGTTGAAACCTCTGACCGAGTCATGATACTTGGTCAATCTAAAGACCTAGGCACTTGTAAGAGTAAGAAGAAAAATGGGGAACCATGCACAGCATTTGTTAATTTATCACAATGTGAACACTGCATTTATCATGTGAAACAAGAGTATCAAAAGTATTCCAGAAGATCAGAATTGCAATCCTCAACCATGGGTAAGGGGCTTGTTAATTTGCAGAAAAAGGTTTTAGGTAAGGACACAGTGATATATGGAGGTAGGGCATACACTGCCCCTACTTCTGGCAATCACAAGGTGGTTAAGGATAGAGATCAAAACAGACTGATGTCTTTAAGTGACTATTACAAGTCAGAGGGAGACAAACTTATGATGAACAAAGCACCATATGGGGCAGGTCCCATGAAAAACAATACTACACCATTACACAGTCCATCAACACAAAGAAAAAGTGATTCAGAGAGACTTAATAAATTGACCGCATCACCAAGCAATATATCTTCTAGCTTAGCAGAAAGAGTGGCCAGTTCACCAAAATTAGGCAAAGGATTTGGACTTAAAGGAAGTGGGATGGTAGATCTTAACATGTCTTATGGCCAAAAAGCAGCTGAAAGAGCAAAAGCCAATGCATTGAGACTTATACAACAAAGTGGAGGGATTGAGAAACTAGACCCAAATAACATAAGAGGCACTGAAACCGGCAAGAAAAGAGCTTTTGAAAAACTGAATGGTGATAATGAGAATGATTGCAAAAAATCCAAACCTAATGAGGAAACTAAAACTAATGGTATAAAGTCTGAGAGATTTAAGAAAATACTAGAAGCTACATCAGCACATCAAAATCTGATTCAGGAACATGATGACAATGAACAGGACAAATATTTTAACAAGTTGGAGAAGAAGGAAGCAATGGAAGAAAAGATGTTGAACACATTCAAGTTGGCTTGCAAGGCTGTCAGGTGCATCAAATGCAAGTACACAGCGTTTTCAGCTGCACAACTATGTAAAGATGAAAGACACCCCCTTAAAGTCCTGGACACTTTCAAGAGATTCTTCAAATGTCTTGATTGTAATAATAGAACAGTATCTCTTGAATTAATCCCATTGAAGTCTTGTTCTAATTGTAACAGCTCTCGGTGGGAAAAAGCACCAATGTTGAGAGAGAAAAAGGTCACATCCCTGTCTGAAGGCTTGTCTATTAGGGGTGAGGAAGAGGGCTATATAGGCGGACAGATTAATGCAGGGAAGAACATTAATTTACTAGTCCCTGATAACTGA
- the LOC133526584 gene encoding fumarylacetoacetase isoform X2 produces MHFLQESLNAFMGLTRAHWLEARETIQRLIRTNVLHTGPHSKRPTVQMRFVKMHLPVEIGDYTDFYSSIHHATNVGIMFRSKENALMPNWKYLPVGYHGRASSIVVSGTPITRPYGQTLPVEGAAPHFGPCRLMDFELEMGCFVGGPPTALGQRVTAQEAEDRIFGFVLMNDWSARDIQKWEYVPLGPFTAKNLGTTISPWIVTVEALRPFICDNYPQDPEPFPYLKHNDNFNFDIKLEVDLKPEESSAYTTICRSNFKYMYWTVKQQLAQQTITGCNLKPGDLLGSGTISGETPDSYGSMLELSWKGTKPLRLLNGQERKFLQDGDTVVLRGYCDNGQLRIGFGSCEGKLLPAVPFTQ; encoded by the exons ATGCACTTTCTG CAAGAGAGCCTCAACGCTTTCATGGGCCTTACCAGAGCACACTGGCTGGAAGCGAGGGAAACTATCCAGAGACTCATCAGAACTAACGTTTTACATACAGGTCCTCACAGTAAACG GCCCACTGTCCAGATGAGGTTCGTTAAGATGCACCTTCCCGTGGAAATCGGTGACTACACCGACTTCTATTCGTCCATCCACCACGCGACCAACGTGGGCATCATGTTCCGCAGCAAGGAGAACGCGCTCATGCCCAACtg GAAATACCTGCCGGTGGGTTACCACGGACGGGCAAGCTCCATCGTTGTTTCAGGAACACCCATAACTAGGCCATATGGACAAACATTGCCGGTTGAAG GAGCCGCTCCGCACTTCGGCCCGTGTCGTCTCATGGACTTCGAGCTGGAGATGGGCTGCTTCGTCGGAGGCCCGCCCACCGCCTTGGGTCAACGCGTTACTGCCCAGGAAGCAGAGGACAGGATCTTTGGATTCGTGCTTATGAATGACTGGAGTG CCCGTGACATTCAAAAATGGGAGTACGTGCCTCTAGGGCCTTTCACGGCAAAGAACCTCGGCACCACCATATCGCCGTGGATAGTCACGGTGGAGGCGCTCCGGCCTTTCATCTGCGATAATTACCCGCAGGACCCTGAACCCTTCCCGTATCTCAAGCACAACGATAACTTCAACTTTGATATCAAGCTCGAAGTGGATTTAAAGC cggAGGAATCCTCAGCTTACACAACGATTTGCCGGTCAAACTTCAAATACATGTACTGGACTGTAAAGCAGCAGCTGGCACAGCAGACGATCACCGGCTGCAACTTGAAGCCTGGAGACTTGCTTGGCTCTGGAACCATCAGTGGGGAA ACACCGGACTCGTACGGAAGCATGTTAGAGCTCTCCTGGAAGGGCACCAAGCCGCTCCGCTTGCTGAACGGACAAGAGCGTAAGTTCCTTCAAGATGGCGACACAGTCGTACTTCGTGGGTACTGCGACAACGGTCAGCTACGCATCGGCTTTGGCAGCTGCGAGGGAAAACTGCTGCCAGCTGTGCCTTTTACTCAATAA
- the LOC133526586 gene encoding protein phosphatase 1 regulatory subunit 7: MADNVESKPKTEAVTPEKDDERCEEASPPPPPTPPAAEEDTQEIIVVNELTKELDLNHGRIGKIENLEDLRRLERLYLRWNLIKKIEGLTNLTTLVELELYDNQITVMENMETLVNLELLDLSFNRIKEIQGLDNLTKLTKLYLSSNKITEIKNVNHLTRLEMLELGDNRIREIKNLDGLVNLRQLYLGKNKITKIQGLESFAELSILVLQSNRITKMENLEPLVNLDQLYLSENGIEKIEGLENLSNLQTLDLAQNRLTSIDNLTHMIELEELWLNDNQIGDWADVERLRPNDKLITIYLERNPVASDPAYRRKLKLIIPSLHQIDATLCR; encoded by the exons ATGGCAG ACAATGTTGAATCTAAGCCTAAGACCGAGGCTGTAACTCCTGAAAAAGACGATGAGCGGTGCGAGGAGGCGTCCCCGCCACCTCCACCGACGCCGCCAGCCGCGGAAGAGGACACTCAAGAAATCATTGTCGTAAACGAACTCACTAAGGAACTCGACTTGAACCATGGCAGGATTGGAAAAATTGAAAACCTTGAGGACTTGCGACGGTTAGAAAG GCTCTACCTCCGCTGGAACCTCATAAAGAAGATAGAAGGGCTCACCAACTTAACCACGTTAGTAGAGTTGGAGCTGTATGACAACCAGATCACAGTTATGGAGAACATGGAGACACTTGTCAACCTCGA ATTACTAGATCTGTCCTTCAACCGCATCAAAGAGATCCAAGGCCTGGACAACCTCACAAAGCTAACCAAGCTCTATCTCAGCTCAAACAAGATCACTGAAATCAAGAATGTGAATCACCTCACTCGACTCGAGATGTTGGAGCTGGGAGATAATCGGATCAGG GAAATAAAAAACCTCGACGGCCTAGTCAACCTCCGGCAACTCTACCTCGGCAAGAACAAAATCACCAAAATCCAGGGCTTAGAATCCTTCGCAGAGCTCTCGATCCTCGTCCTCCAAAGCAACCGCATCACCAAAATGGAGAACTTGGAACCGCTGGTGAACCTCGATCAGCTGTATTTGTCGGAGAATGGCATTGAGAAGATCGAGGGGTTGGAGAATTTGAGTAATCTACAGACGTTGGACTTGGCGCAGAACAGACTCACTTCGATTGATAACTTGACGCATATGATTGAGCTGGAAGAGTTGTGG CTAAACGACAATCAGATTGGTGACTGGGCAGACGTGGAACGTCTCCGGCCTAACGACAAACTGATCACAATTTACTTGGAGCGCAACCCCGTGGCCTCGGACCCTGCCTACCGACGCAAGCTGAAGCTGATTATCCCCAGTCTGCACCAGATCGACGCCACCCTGTGTAGATAA